CGGTCATGCGGAGAACATGCGTCATCGGCGCCGGCCCGTCAGGCCTGGCCGCGAGCAAGGTCCTTGCCTCGCGGAACGTTCCGTTCGACTGCTTCGAGGCCGGGTCGGGCGTCGGCGGACTCTGGCGGTACGGCAACGACAACGGCATATCGGGGGTGTACGCGTCCCTGCACGCGAACATCTCGAAGGAGAGCATGTCCTTCTCCTCCCTGGCCATGCCGGAGACCGGTCCGGTCTTTCCGCACCACAGCGTGGTCCTGGCCTATCTGGAGGACTACGCCGCGTCGTTCGGTCTGCACCGCCACATCGTGTTCGGCACGAGGGTCACCTCGGTGCGGCCCCTGGACGGCGGCTGGGAGGTGGTCTGCCGGCGCCGTGGCGGCGTGGCCGAGGAGACGCGGCGCTACACCGAGGTCGTGGTGGCCAACGGGCACCACTGGGATCCGCGTTTCCCGGCCCCCGCCGTGCCCGGCGCCGAGGAGTTCGGGGGGACGGCGATCCACTCGCACGACTACCGCACCCCCGACCCGTACGCCGGCCGGCGGGTGCTGGTGATCGGCATGGGCAACTCCGCGTGCGAGATCGCGGCGGAGGTCTCGCGTACGGCGGCGCGGACGTTCCTCTCCGCGCGCGACGCGGCCCATCTGTTCCCCAAGATGCTGCTGGGCCGTCCGGCGGACCATCTGGCGTGGAGCCCGCTGTCCGATCTCCCGCGGTTCCTCAAGGATCCGGCGTTGCGGCTCCTCCTGCGGTTCACCTGCGGTGCCCCGGCCCGTTACGGGCTCCCCGAACCGGTCCGCGGACCGCTCGCCGGCCACCCCTCCACCTCCGACGAACTCCTCGCCCAGCTCGCCCGGGGCGCGGTCACACCGAAGCCCGGCGTCAGTTCCTTCGGCCGGGACACTGCGGTCTTCGGGGACGGCAGCCGTGAGGCGGTGGACGCCGTGGTGTACGCCACGGGCTACAGGATCTCCTTCCCCTTTCTTGAACCCTCCGTTTTCGCCGCCCCGGACGGCCGCACGGAGCTCTATCTCCGCACGGTCCCGCCCCGCGTCCCCGGGCTCTACTTCATGGGGCTCGCGCAGCCCTCCGGTGCGGCGTTCCCGCTGCTCGAACCGCAGGCGGAATGGATCACCGAGCTGATCGAGGGCGCGGTCGCCCTGCCGTCGCCGGCGGACATGGCGCGGGCGATCGCGCGCGAGTGGCGCCGCCATCGCAAGACGTACGTGTCCACCTACCGCCACGGGATCGAAATTGACTTCCGCTCCTACCGAAGAGCCCTCCACCGGGAACGCCGAGCAGGCAGGCGTCGCGCACGCGGCGCCGTCCCTGCCCTGCCCGCCGTGGCCCGCCCCGCCCCGGCGGCCGACGCCCTGTGATCCGCTCAGCGAGGTGTTCCACCGGATGTCCGGCACGCACCAGTTGGCGGTGGGGTGGGCGGTGCGCTTCCGTGGGGAGCCGCCTTCACCGGACGTCCTGCGCCAGCACGTACGAGCCGGACTGGCGGACCTTCCGACGCTGACCCACCGTGTCGAGGAGGGGCTGGGGCCTCGTCCCTGCTTCGTGCCCGTCCCGGACCTCGACCTGCGCCAGCATGTGCGCGAACTGCTCATGACGGATCCCCGGGAGCGGTGGCAGAACTGCCTGGGGGAAGTGCTGGCGCGACCACTGCCGGCCGCGCCCCGCCCGCCCTGGGATCTCTGGCTGATTCACGGGTGCACCGGTACCACCGGCACCACCGGCCCGCCCGAGTACGTGCTGGTGTTCCGCATCCACCACGCTCTGGAAGACGGCGCGGGGCACCACTACGTACTGCGGACGCTGTTCACCCCGCGCGTGCCGGCGCAAAGGCCGCACGGTGTCCGGGACTCGTCTGCGCCCGCCGACAGCGGGGGGCGGGTCTCCTCCCGTGCCGTGCTGGGCATCATGGGCGACGTCGCCGGAAGCCTGCGGGGCAGCGGCACCTGGTCGGTGCTGCGCCGGCCGCCGACGGGGAAGCTCGCCACGGCCGTCGGGACCGTGCGGACCCCGCGGCTGCTCGCTCTCTCCCGGGCCCTCGGTACCGACGTCAGCGCGGTCTTCCTGACCGCGCTGACCGGGGCGATGCGGGCTGTCGCCCTGGCCGAGGACGAACGTCCGGCGCCCCTCACACTCCTGTGGCCCGTGTCGGTCCGGACCGGCGGCGAACGGGGCGCGGTGGGCAACTTCCTCACCATGGTGCGTCTGCGGCTGCCCTGTGAGGAGCCCCTTCCTCCGCGCCGACTCGCCTCTCTCTCAGGTCAGTTGGAGCCCGGACGCGTCGAGCGGAGGATGCACACCACCCGCGCTCTCATGCGGCGCGCGCCGCGTCCGGTGAGCCTCGGCACGCTGCGGCTGCTCATGCGTCCGCGCCACGCCTCCCTCACCGGCACCTACTTCCCCGCGGCCCTGCCACAACCGGTCCTCGGTGAGGCACGGTTGGACGGCGCGCTCGGGCTGGGCGCTCCCCTGCCCGGTCAGCTCTGCCATCTGACGCTGCTCAGGTACCGGGCCGAGTGCACGCTCTCCGTCGTCCACGACACGGCCTTCCCCCGCGGGGCCGACCTCCCGGAGCTGTGGCTGACGGCCCTGGCAGAACTCGAAGCGACGGTCTGACAGGGACGGCGAGTGCCGCGACCCGCGCCGCGAGAGCGTGCTCACACCGGCGCGAGGGTTTTCTCCAGTTCATCCACGGCCTGCTCCCACAGTTCAGGAAGCAACTCCCCGAGCGGAAGGGCGCGGTCGGCCACGAAGGACGTCTCGGTCCAGTCGCCGAAGAACGAAAGGCCCACTCCGAAGAGGTGCCCGGGCACGAGCAGGGGGAGGAGGGCGACGCCGGTCACCCGGCCGTCCCCCAGGCTTCCCTTGTCGGCGACCGGCATGGACGTGGCCATGACGTCGGTCACCCGCGGGGAGAGCATCCTTCGCAGGTACCACTCGGTCGGGCGGTCCGGCATGTAGCGGACAAGGTCCTGAATGGCCTGCCGCCAGGTCTCGCCCCGCAGTCTCCGGGTCGTGGCCATGACGTGCTCCAGCCGCCGCAGGGGCGAGTCGCCGTCCCGGGATCCGGTCCCGCGCTCCGGGGCGGCCCGCACGGGCAGCTCCAGCGGCAGGGCGAAGCACCGGTTGCCCCAGGTCTGTTCCTCGTCCGAGCGGCGTGCGTCGACGGGCAGCAGCGCCCTCACCCGGGGAAGCGGTACGCCGGACCGGGCCGACCAGACCGACAACGCCCCGGCGAGCGCGGCCAGATGGACGTCGTGGGCCGATCCGCCATGTGCCGCGGCGATCCGGCGGAGGGCGTCCGTCGGTACGCGGCCCCGCCACAGCCGCCGCTCTCCCGTGGGGACGACGGGGACGGCCGGGCGGTGGCCGCGAACGGCGAGGGAGCCGGCCAGGAAGATCGTGGACAGCCCGACCGCCGTGGCCACCCGTCGGGGCAGACCGGCCGGGCGGCCCTTCCTCGGCACCGGGCGGGCCGATGGCTCCCCCTCGCCCAGCAGGGCCCGGAAAGTCATCGCGGCGGCCGAACCGTCCTGGCAGGCGTGGTGGAAGCGGTAGCACACGGCGTACTCGTCAGGGATATGGCCGTGGACCAGCCAGATCCCCCAGTAGGTGCCGGGCGCGAACGGCGCGTCGAGCGCGGTGCGCAGGGCGGCGTCCCACCCCGCGAGGTCCTTCGCGACCACCTCGTGGACGTGCCGGTCGACGGTGAAGTCCGCGTCCGGCCGCCACCGGGGGCGCCGGGAGCCGCCCTCGACCCGGCTCGTGAGCAGAGGCAGCCGGCCCAGGCGAGAGCCCACGTACGCGCGGAAGTCCGCCAGGCTCGGGGGCGGACCGCTCAGATACGCGACACCGCCGGCGTCCCAGCGGACGTCGGGGTGGCGGCGCTCCATGCCGAGGAACGCGCGGTCGACCGAGTGGGTGGGGTGGCTGGGGAGGGGAACGGACCGCGTTGACGGATCGGACACGGGCATCGGGGAGCTCCAGTTCGTGCCAGGGGACGGACAGGCGGGCGAGGTCTCCCGACCGGGACGGACCACCGGTTGGAAGGGCCGCCGGTCGGACGGACCACCGGCCGGAAGGACCACCGGTCGGAGGCCGCAGCGACGCCGAACGCGTCACGGGCCTGAATAGACACGGTTTATATCCGGCCACGGTGATCGGTCGTGCTCGCCCGCGGCCCGCGACGTACGCGCTCCCCTCCGCCCCACCGGGCTCGACGCCCGGCACAGGCCGCCGGCGGGGACGCGGAGCCGCCCCGGACCGCCCGCCGTCCACCGCCCGCGAGATCACCCGAAAGGGGGACGGTCCGCCGGGCGGCCCGCCCCTTCCCGGCTCCTTGCGCCGCGAGCCGTCCGGGACACACACGAACCGTGGCGTGGGTACTTCATTCGGGTGAGCCGGTGGAATCGAGGGCTCCATCACCGACCACCGTCTGACACTGTGTGCCGTGCGCCAGTGGTCATCAAGCCCGGGAGATGCCTGAGCGGCCCCCGGCGGGGCCGGAGGTGGTCCTGTCCCTTTCAGAGCCCTTGGAGCCAAGGTCATGCACGTCGCCCTCACCGGCGCCACCGGATTCCTCGGACTGCGCCTGCTGCGCCGTCTGCTCGACACCTACCGGTCGGTGACGGTCCTGGTCCACGCGGGGTCGGGTGACGCGCTGCACCGCATCACCCGGTTCTTCGTACTGACCGGCGTGCCCGAGGCGTTCGTCGCCGAACTCCCCGGCCGGCTGCGGGTGGTGGAGACCGAGTTGGAGCGACCCGGGCTGGGGCTGTCCAGGCGCGTGTTCCAGGAGTTGGCCGACGGTCTGGGCGCGATCTGGCACAGCGCGGGCAGCATCAACCTGGAGGGAGACCTTCCCGAGTTGCGCCGGACCAACGTCGAAGGAACCCGGCACGTACTGGAGTTGGCCGCCGCCGGACGCGAGAGACCCATGGTCCACCACGTGAGTACCGCTTTCGTCGCCGGAAGCCGGCGTGAAGGGGTGGCGTACGAGGACGAGTTGGACGACACGTACGGCTTCGAGAACGCCTACGAACGCTCCAAGTACGAGGCGGAGGTGCTGATCCACGCGTGGTCGCGCGAGCACCGCCGACCGGTCGTGGTGCTGCGGCCGAGCATCCTCGTCACGGATCTGCCTCCGCACCCGGAACTGCCCTCGCATCCGCTTCAGGTCGTCGAGCGGATCCTGCGCGACGCGCGACGCACCGCCCACCCCGGAAGCCCGGGCCACGACGGCGACGGACCCGACGACCCCCGCGTCCGGTTGGTGGGTCATCCGCACGGCCGGCTGAACCTGATGCAGGTGGAGCACGCGGCCGAGGTCATGGTGCGGCTGGCCGGCCGGACGCCCTCGGGCGGAGTCGACACGTACCACGTCGTCCACGACCGCGACGTGCCCGTGCTGACGGTCAAGACCCTGCTGGAACGCCTGATCGAGGTGTCGATCGACCTGGTCGCCACGGCGCCGGACGACCCGTCGGCGCTGGAGGCGCTGGTGGACTTCTACCCGGGTCTGACGGCCTACCTGACCCACCGGCGGCGCTTCGACGACACCCGGGTCCGGGCCCTGTTCGGGTCGTCGGCGGCCTCCGGCCGGGTGGACCTCGACTACCTGTGGTCCGGCCTGGCCCCGAGGGGCCGGGTTCCCGCCGGGCCGTCGCCCACCGCCGCCTTCCCGTCCGCCCGGTACGCCTGATCCGCACGTCTCTCTCCCGCAGGAGCCCCTCCTTGTCCGTCCTCTCCACTCCCGTCGCCCCCGCCGCGGCCCCGCCGGTCTTCTCCCCCGAGGAGATCGCCGCCCGGGCCCGGCGGATCCGGGAACCCGTACACATCGTCAGCGGGCCGACCGGCCGTGAACTGGGTCTGGCGGCCGGTCCCTTACCCGACGGCCCGGTACTCGGGACACTGCCGCCGCTCTACCCCGAGTGGCTCGGCGGGCGCACCTTCTGCGAGGCGCACGGCGTCCGTTTCCCTTATGTGGCGGGCGAGATGGCGAACGGCATCGCGACCACCCGGATGGTGTCAGCGATGGCCCGGGCGGAGATGCTCGGGTTCTTCGGCGCCGGCGGCCTGGCGTACGCCGATGTGGAACGGGCCGTGCACGCGCTGGCCGGGGAGCTGCGGTCCCGTTCGAACTGGGGCGTGAACCTGATCCACTCACCGGCCGAACCCGCGCTGGAGTTCCGCGTCGCCGAGCTGCTGCTGCGCAGCGGTGTGCCCCGGATCTCGGCGTCGGCGTTCATGGAGCTCACCCCGGCCGTCGTGCTGTGCTCGGCCCGGGGACTGCGCCGCGGCGCCGACGGCGCAATCGTCCGGCGCACGCGGATGCTCGCCAAGGTCTCCCGGCCCGAGGTGGCCGAGAGGTTCCTCTCGCCCGCCCCGGCCGCGCTGCTGGACCGGCTCGTCGTCCAGGGGAAGCTGACCCCGCAGGAGGCGGGCCTCGCGGCCCTGGTGCCGGTGGCCGAGGACATCACCGTGGAGGCCGACAGCGGAGGTCACACCGACAACCGGCCGTTGTCGGCCCTGCTGCCGAGGATCGCCCTGCTGCGCGACACACTGTGCCGGCGGTTCGGCTACCGCCGCCCGGTCAGGATCGGCGCGGCCGGCGGCCTGGGCACTCCGGCCGCGGTGGCCGCCGCCTTCGCCCTCGGCGCGTCCTACGTCGTCCTCGGATCGGTGAACCAGACGGCCACCGAGGCGGGGCTCTCCGAAGAGGCCAAGGAGATGCTCTGCGAGGCTGATGTCGCCGATGTGGCCATGGCGCCGGCGGCGGACATGTTCGAGCTGGGTGTCACGCTGCAAGTGCTGTCCCGGGGGACGATGTTCGCCCAGCGGGCCGGCAGGCTCCACTCGGCCTACCGGGCACACGGTTCGCTGGAGGAGATCCCGCCCGCGGTGCGCGCCGCGATCGAACGGGACGTGCTGCGCGCCTCGTTCGACGAGGTCTGGCAGCACACGCGCGCGTTCTGGGAGCGGCGCGATCCTTCGGAGATCACGCGTGCGGAGGCCGATCCGAAGCACCGTATGGCGCTGGTCTTCCGCTGGTACCTGGGCAGTTCCAGCCGGTGGGCGATCACCGGCGAGACGGCCCGGCGTACCGACTACCAGATCTGGTGCGGGCCGGCGACGGGGGCGTTCAACCGCTGGGTCGCTGGCACATTCCTGGCCGAACCGGCGAACCGGTCCGTGGTGCAGATCGCGCTCAACCTGCTCGAAGGCGCCGCGGTGCTCACCCGCGCCCATCAACTGCGCACCTATGGAGTTCCGTTGCCGTCCGAGGCGTTCGTCTACACCCCGCGCGTGCTGGCATGAGCGGCCCCGGCGCCCCCGAGGCGTCAACCGCGGGCGTTCAACTCGGAGATGACGATGCGCCAGTTCGTATCCGTGGGCAGGTGCCCGTCGCCGTGGTCGGTGTCGGCGCCCTGGTGCCCGGCGCGACGGACGCGGCAGGCTACTGGCGGATCCTGACCGGCGGCCGGGATCTGATCACCGAAGTGCCCGCCTCCCGCTGGCTGGTGACGGACCATTACGACCCCGATCCGGCCGCACCCGACAAGACGTACGCCCGCCGTGGCGCCTTCCTGCCGGAGGTGGACTTCGACCCGTTGGCGTACGGCGTGCCGCCCGCCAACCTGTCTTCGACGGACACCTCCCAACTGCTCGCCCTGATGGTCGCCGACCAGGTGCTGACCGACGCCGGCGGTCTGTCGGGCATGGACCGGGACCGGGTCGGCGTCGTCCTCGGCGCGGCCGCCCTGGAGCTGCTCCCGCACATGTATGGGCGCGCGCATCGCCCGGTGTGGCTGAAGGGGCTGCGGGAGAGCGGTCTCGCCGAGGCCGAGGCGCAGGCCGTGTGCGACCGTATCTCGGCGCACTTCGGTCCATGGCAGGAGTCGACCTTCCCGGGCCTGCTCGGCAATGTGGTCGCGGGCCGGATCGCCAACAGGTTCGACCTGCACGGCATCAACCACACCACCGACGCCGCCTGTGCCAGCTCCCTGGCCGCACTGTCCACGGCGGTCGGTGAGCTGACGCTCGGGCGGACCGACCTGGTGATCAGCGGCGGTGTGGACACCGGGAACGACATCGGGATGTTCCTGTGCTTCTCCAAGACGCCCGCGCTCTCCCGCACCGGTGACTGCCGTCCGTTCTCGGACGCGGCGGACGGCACCATGCTCGGCGAGGCGGTCGTCATGTACGCACTGAAGCGGCTGTCCGACGCGGAGCGGGACGGTGACCGGATCCACGCGGTGATCCGGGGCATCGGCACCTCGTCCGACGGTAGGGGTACGGCGATCTACGCGCCGCTTCCCGACGGTCAGGCACGGGCTCTGCGACGCGCATACGAGGACGCGGGCTACGGTCCGCAGACGGTGGAGCTGGTCGAGGCCCACGGGACCGGCACGAAGGCCGGGGACACCGCCGAACTCACGGCGCTGCGCGAGGTGTTCGAGGCTTCGGGACGCGACGACGGGCAGTGGTGCGCGATCGGATCGGTCAAGTCGCAGATCGGCCACACCAAGTGCGCCGCGGGCGCGGCGGGGCTGCTGAAGGCGGTCATGGCCCTGCACCACAAGGTGCTGCCGCCGACCATCAAGGTCGACCGGCCGGTGCCGGCGGCAGCCGCCCCGGACGGCCCGTTCTACGTCAACACCGAGGCCCGGCCGTGGGTGCGGTCCGCCGCTCATCCGCGCCGGGCGTCGGTGTCGAGCTTCGGCTTCGGGGGCAGCAACTTCCACGTCACGCTGGAGGAGTACGTGCCCTCGGGCACCCCGGCCCGGGTGCCGCCGCGCCATCGCTCCGCACCGAGCGAACTCGTCCTGTTCAGCGGCGCGTCGCCGTCCGACCTGGTGCCGCCGGAAACGTATGGCGA
The nucleotide sequence above comes from Streptomyces sp. NBC_01716. Encoded proteins:
- a CDS encoding flavin-containing monooxygenase, with protein sequence MRRTCVIGAGPSGLAASKVLASRNVPFDCFEAGSGVGGLWRYGNDNGISGVYASLHANISKESMSFSSLAMPETGPVFPHHSVVLAYLEDYAASFGLHRHIVFGTRVTSVRPLDGGWEVVCRRRGGVAEETRRYTEVVVANGHHWDPRFPAPAVPGAEEFGGTAIHSHDYRTPDPYAGRRVLVIGMGNSACEIAAEVSRTAARTFLSARDAAHLFPKMLLGRPADHLAWSPLSDLPRFLKDPALRLLLRFTCGAPARYGLPEPVRGPLAGHPSTSDELLAQLARGAVTPKPGVSSFGRDTAVFGDGSREAVDAVVYATGYRISFPFLEPSVFAAPDGRTELYLRTVPPRVPGLYFMGLAQPSGAAFPLLEPQAEWITELIEGAVALPSPADMARAIAREWRRHRKTYVSTYRHGIEIDFRSYRRALHRERRAGRRRARGAVPALPAVARPAPAADAL
- a CDS encoding wax ester/triacylglycerol synthase domain-containing protein is translated as MSGTHQLAVGWAVRFRGEPPSPDVLRQHVRAGLADLPTLTHRVEEGLGPRPCFVPVPDLDLRQHVRELLMTDPRERWQNCLGEVLARPLPAAPRPPWDLWLIHGCTGTTGTTGPPEYVLVFRIHHALEDGAGHHYVLRTLFTPRVPAQRPHGVRDSSAPADSGGRVSSRAVLGIMGDVAGSLRGSGTWSVLRRPPTGKLATAVGTVRTPRLLALSRALGTDVSAVFLTALTGAMRAVALAEDERPAPLTLLWPVSVRTGGERGAVGNFLTMVRLRLPCEEPLPPRRLASLSGQLEPGRVERRMHTTRALMRRAPRPVSLGTLRLLMRPRHASLTGTYFPAALPQPVLGEARLDGALGLGAPLPGQLCHLTLLRYRAECTLSVVHDTAFPRGADLPELWLTALAELEATV
- a CDS encoding wax ester/triacylglycerol synthase domain-containing protein, translating into MPVSDPSTRSVPLPSHPTHSVDRAFLGMERRHPDVRWDAGGVAYLSGPPPSLADFRAYVGSRLGRLPLLTSRVEGGSRRPRWRPDADFTVDRHVHEVVAKDLAGWDAALRTALDAPFAPGTYWGIWLVHGHIPDEYAVCYRFHHACQDGSAAAMTFRALLGEGEPSARPVPRKGRPAGLPRRVATAVGLSTIFLAGSLAVRGHRPAVPVVPTGERRLWRGRVPTDALRRIAAAHGGSAHDVHLAALAGALSVWSARSGVPLPRVRALLPVDARRSDEEQTWGNRCFALPLELPVRAAPERGTGSRDGDSPLRRLEHVMATTRRLRGETWRQAIQDLVRYMPDRPTEWYLRRMLSPRVTDVMATSMPVADKGSLGDGRVTGVALLPLLVPGHLFGVGLSFFGDWTETSFVADRALPLGELLPELWEQAVDELEKTLAPV
- a CDS encoding SDR family oxidoreductase — encoded protein: MHVALTGATGFLGLRLLRRLLDTYRSVTVLVHAGSGDALHRITRFFVLTGVPEAFVAELPGRLRVVETELERPGLGLSRRVFQELADGLGAIWHSAGSINLEGDLPELRRTNVEGTRHVLELAAAGRERPMVHHVSTAFVAGSRREGVAYEDELDDTYGFENAYERSKYEAEVLIHAWSREHRRPVVVLRPSILVTDLPPHPELPSHPLQVVERILRDARRTAHPGSPGHDGDGPDDPRVRLVGHPHGRLNLMQVEHAAEVMVRLAGRTPSGGVDTYHVVHDRDVPVLTVKTLLERLIEVSIDLVATAPDDPSALEALVDFYPGLTAYLTHRRRFDDTRVRALFGSSAASGRVDLDYLWSGLAPRGRVPAGPSPTAAFPSARYA
- a CDS encoding PfaD family polyunsaturated fatty acid/polyketide biosynthesis protein; amino-acid sequence: MSVLSTPVAPAAAPPVFSPEEIAARARRIREPVHIVSGPTGRELGLAAGPLPDGPVLGTLPPLYPEWLGGRTFCEAHGVRFPYVAGEMANGIATTRMVSAMARAEMLGFFGAGGLAYADVERAVHALAGELRSRSNWGVNLIHSPAEPALEFRVAELLLRSGVPRISASAFMELTPAVVLCSARGLRRGADGAIVRRTRMLAKVSRPEVAERFLSPAPAALLDRLVVQGKLTPQEAGLAALVPVAEDITVEADSGGHTDNRPLSALLPRIALLRDTLCRRFGYRRPVRIGAAGGLGTPAAVAAAFALGASYVVLGSVNQTATEAGLSEEAKEMLCEADVADVAMAPAADMFELGVTLQVLSRGTMFAQRAGRLHSAYRAHGSLEEIPPAVRAAIERDVLRASFDEVWQHTRAFWERRDPSEITRAEADPKHRMALVFRWYLGSSSRWAITGETARRTDYQIWCGPATGAFNRWVAGTFLAEPANRSVVQIALNLLEGAAVLTRAHQLRTYGVPLPSEAFVYTPRVLA